The genomic stretch TTGTTCTTGAGTAATATTTACTAATGCTTGTTCACTGAGTACATGCTGCAGTCCAGGCACTTGGCTAAACCCTTACATGTGGTAACTCATCCAATTCCAATGTCTACTTTTTTCcctccaacattttatttttgaaaaaatgtgaacatacagaaaagttgaaaaaattttgTGCAGTGAATAGCCACGTCACTACCACCTAGATTCTACACATTTCtgttacatttgttttatttatatctagCCACCCATCAATCttattttttcttgcatttcaaagtaagttgcagacttTGGTATACTTCCCCCATAACACTTTCATATGCGTATCATTAACATTAGTTAATGTTTACAATGACTACTCCTTAACGGCTtattttactgctttttaaatgttcatgGGGGAcgtttcatttgtttgtgtttggGTATTAAATGTTTTGATGCCGGTACCAGTCACTTTTGAAATGGTTTTTGCTTCCAGTCATATCATATATTCAATGTATCCTACAAAGATTACAGCAGTGAAACAAGAAATCTAATCCTATCAGTTGGGTTTTTCTCTGTTCTGCATGCAAATGTGGTGCTGTAGTATTTCTAAAGGACTGTGGAGGGCTCATCATCAAACTTACGAATGAAAAACGGGTATTGTACCGCCTGTAAAATAACAGGACACCACCATCCACACCGTTCCTTAAGAAAAAGACAAGCTGAGGTGATGGTTCTACCTGTGCCCCCTGTGGGGGCGGGATCCCCCCTGAGGAAACAGTGCTGGTCCCCCGTGTGTTCCTGGCTTTGTGGATGCTTGCTGCTTACTGTGTTCCTTGCTGCCTTCTCCTGTGCTCAGCTTTTGACTGCAAAGTAGATATGTTGCCTTGCCAATTTACTCTGTAAATCCTTTTATCTTGTTATTAGGCTGCACTTTGGCGTAAATTGCAATCGATTAGGGATCGTTTCTCAGACTCAAGTTAGAAGTGAGAGTTCAGATAAGTGAGGCCGCCATTGCTGCTTTGAACACCTCAGAAGGGGAGAATGGATTTATCAGGAGTGAAAAAGAAGAGCTTGCTAGgagtcaaagaaaataataaaaagtccaGCACTAGGTAATCCTTCTGTTAGATTTTTCTAGTGCTACTTTGGGGGTGCTCATTGCTAGGGACCCTCAGAAAGGGGAAAATTGGAAATGTCTTGAATTTTACAGTGCAAGTGTCCTAAGCCACAGATCATTTTGCTCTGTGATTGCCTGGGATTTGTGTAGCCCTTTGGGGTTGTGCTGTTGTTTCAGGGTTCAGTCAAAGGGGCATGTAATCTCATACTCTTCCTCACTATCCAGGGCTCCTTCTCCTACCAAACGCAAAGACCGCTCTGATGAGAAGTCCAAGGATCGCTCTAAAGATAAGGGGGCCACCAAGGAGTCAAGCGAGAAGGATCGTGGCAGGGATAAAACTCGAAAGAGGCGCAGCGCTTCCAGTGGTAGCAGCAGCACCAGGTGGGGCTGACGGGTTAGAACATTGCCAGGGCCTCGTGTCCACAGCCACGTCCCTCTTCCTTCCCAAAGAGCCCGCAGAGTGCTCTGTCTTCTTATAAAGGAAACACACTCAGATTTTTAATAGAGACTCTAATTTACGGCAAACTGGTTTGGGGTTTGCTCTGATTATATACAGAGATGGTgttgggattttttcttttctagagatGTTAAGGAATGGGACATCTTGGGGTATGTGTTTCTCTCAAATGCTTTTGATTTGGAGTTGTGATTGGATTGCCCTAGCCTGgagcttccttttccttctgttgaaAACCAGCCTGCATTAGTCAGTAGCTGCCTTCCAAGCTGAGTTGGTGGCTCTGACTTGCCAGGCTCCTCTTTTACCTCCCAGTAGGCAAGGCTTCTGTGTAGGTCGGAAGCAGCTCGTTCTTCCTTCCCTATCACTGCACAATATGTATGCTGTTTTCTGTCCCTACCAAGGGCTTTGGCTTAGGGCTGGGATCGGAGGATGTCAGTGTTTGCCCCGCTGGGGAAAGCAGTGGGGCTTGAAAATACGAGGCCAGCGGTTCCTCTTGGGAGCATGTGCAGGCTTGTCTGTTCAGTGAAGAAATGCTGCTCCCACCACTTGTCTGtgaccccctccctcttgcccctCAGGTCACGGTCCAGCTCTACCTCCAGCTCGGGCTCCAGCACCAGCACGGGCTCCAGCAGCGGCTCCAGCTCATCTTCAGCATCAAGCCGCTCAGGAAGTTCCAGCACATCCCGCAGCTCCAGCTCCAGCAGCTCCTCTGGCTCTCCGAGTCCTTCTCGGCGCAGGCATGACAACAGGCGGCGTTCCCGCTCCAAGTGAGCTCCCTTCCAGCACCACTTCTCCACCCGGGAGTAATTGGTTTGGGGGCTCTCCCCCAAAACCTGTGAATTATCTGGGGACCTAAATTAACAAACCGGGGGCTGTAAAGTTACcgtagttattataaaaatagaccaaaaaagGAGTTTTACTGTCTTAataggatttttaatttttttcaatcagATCCAAACCACccaaaagagatgaaaaggaaaggaaaaggcgGAGCCCTTCCCCTAAACCCACCAAAGTGCACATTGGAAGGCTCACCAGGAATGTGACCAAGGTGAGGAATCCTGTTTCTGTCCAGTGGACAGTGGGGTGCGTCTCTTTTGCAAATTTTCAAAGTGGAAAACTGGAGAAGCAAGCCTCTGCCAGAAGGTAAACTTAGAATGTAGCATTTCGGAGGGCTGACTTGGTGATGTGTGACCAAGTAGAGCACTGGTTAATTCATTTTAATGgaatatattatatgtatgtgtttagGAGATTTACCCCCAGGTTCCAAGGTTGTAGTTATTGTGTGGTGGGTTCTCTGACTCTTACACAAGTGATTAGTGGGTGAGTATTAGTGACCCTTCTTTCTCCCTAGGATCATATCATGGAGATATTCTCCACCTatgggaaaattaaaatgattgacATGCCTGTAGAAAGGATGCACCCCCATCTGTCTAAAGGCTATGCATATGTGGAGTTTGAGAATCCAGATGAGGCCGAGAAGGCGCTGAAGCACATGGACGGAGGTGAGTTAAGCCCTGCCAGCTCCCCTCTGAACCCTTGTTTCTTTGTCCCCTGTCCAAGACCAGCTACCCACCACGCGTAGTGTGTTTAAAACCAACTTccgggcttcgctggtggcacagtggttgagaatctgcctgccagtgcaggggacacgggtacgagccctggtctgggaagatcccacatgccgcggagcaactaggcccgtgagccacaactactgagcctgcgcgtctggagcctgtgctccgcaacaagagaggccacgatgaagagtggcccccgctcgctgcaactagagaaagccttcgcacagaaacgaagacccaacacagccaaaaataaataaataaataaaggagttcctttggggaaaaaaaaaaaaaacgactttCAAACTGGCTGCATGAAAGAATCTCCCTGGAGCTCTTTCAGGGTTCCAGTTCTTACTCGGGTGTGTGTTTACCAAAAACATGTTTTGTGGAGCATGattcttgaaaaaaattcatcaaataTGAATATCAATCTGTTAAAGTTTAAGGATCAAATGAAcggttcccccccccccacaaggaGTATATTATGAATATAACGAAGCATCATTTTTAtatggaaatgttttctttaatccTCTCTgagtcattttctctctctttttttttttttggctgcattgggtcttcgttgctgtgtgtgggcttctcattgcggtggcttctcttgttgcagagcacgggctcagtagtggtgactcgcaggctcagtagttgtggcacatgggcttagttgctctgcggcatgtgggatcttcctggaccagggctcaaacccgtgtcccctgcattggcaggcagattcttaaccactgcgccactatgGAAGCCCTGAATCATTTTGTCTTTTGCTAACATTTCAGCATTTTTAGaataactttgctgaattcacaaATTTTACCCATTTCCCATAGCCACTTTTTATTGGGTAGAACGAGTTGTCAACCTTCGAACGCTTGTGAATAGCTTCAAATTTCGAATAGTCTGCATTTGAAGGAATATGGGATTTGTCTGTGCCCCAGCTCACTGCTGCTGTACTCCAGGCAGCTGGAGCTGAGCCGGGACTGCCCACAGCACTGTGTGGGCTGCCAGGCCAAGTGGGAAGGAGAGTCTGAACCCCTTAGAATCTTGGCATCCTTGGAGGCCCTCTTATACATTTGATAAATAGCCTCACAGGTCTTTGAATAATTGCCCTTGAGCTCTGGTAGAGTTTGTATACTACAAAATTTTCCTTGGTACTTAGGTACAACTCTTTCAATCTACTTAAATCCCTCTGGAGTGTTTTAGGAGTTAAGCATAAACTATGATCCATCCCTCTGCACATATCAGCTCTTGGCTTTGTTGAGTCACGCCTTTGTTTTAGAGACTGTTGATCTTGTGTATTTGATAGAGTCTGAACACTTGCTAAAAATTTAGGAGACTTGAGCACATTCAGGATGTGTGTGATTATAAATATTCCACGTTGTCTTAAGATTCTGGTAGGACTTTTCTGTGTGTCCCCGTATTGTGCTGTGCACCACTGAATGGAACAGCTCCACACTGTCTCCAGAAAGAAAGTGGGAGGGCTTGGCCTTTACTGGCAGCTAGCCAGAGGATGACTTTGTCTCTGTTGTTACATAGTGCC from Balaenoptera acutorostrata chromosome 15, mBalAcu1.1, whole genome shotgun sequence encodes the following:
- the RNPS1 gene encoding RNA-binding protein with serine-rich domain 1 isoform X2 translates to MAPSPTKRKDRSDEKSKDRSKDKGATKESSEKDRGRDKTRKRRSASSGSSSTRSRSSSTSSSGSSTSTGSSSGSSSSSASSRSGSSSTSRSSSSSSSSGSPSPSRRRHDNRRRSRSKSKPPKRDEKERKRRSPSPKPTKVHIGRLTRNVTKDHIMEIFSTYGKIKMIDMPVERMHPHLSKGYAYVEFENPDEAEKALKHMDGGQIDGQEITATAVLAPWPRPPPRRFSPPRRMLPPPPMWRRSPPRMRRRSRSPRRRSPVRRRSRSPGRRRHRSRSSSNSSR
- the RNPS1 gene encoding RNA-binding protein with serine-rich domain 1 isoform X1 — its product is MDLSGVKKKSLLGVKENNKKSSTRAPSPTKRKDRSDEKSKDRSKDKGATKESSEKDRGRDKTRKRRSASSGSSSTRSRSSSTSSSGSSTSTGSSSGSSSSSASSRSGSSSTSRSSSSSSSSGSPSPSRRRHDNRRRSRSKSKPPKRDEKERKRRSPSPKPTKVHIGRLTRNVTKDHIMEIFSTYGKIKMIDMPVERMHPHLSKGYAYVEFENPDEAEKALKHMDGGQIDGQEITATAVLAPWPRPPPRRFSPPRRMLPPPPMWRRSPPRMRRRSRSPRRRSPVRRRSRSPGRRRHRSRSSSNSSR